TCGGAGGAACTAGAGGTCGGATGAGCAGGCGGGGAAAGAAGAGAAGCCGAGACGGAGAGGGAAGCAATAGTGAAGTCATGCAGGTGGTAGAGCATTCCCCTATGGTCATCTCTTTCTCCCCCGAAGATGCCCACGGCATCCAAATGCCCTACGATGATGCCCTTGTCATCAAGGCTATCATCCACAACTACCAAGTCAGAAAGATCCTGGTTGATGACGAGAGCAAAGTAAACTTATTGTCGTACAGGGTCTTTCGGAAGATAGGGATACCAGAAGAGCAGCTGGTGCGGGATCAAGCCCCGGTGAAGGGGATCGGAGGAACTCCAATAAACGTGGAAGGTAAGGTGAAGGTAGCTTTGACTCTGGGAGAGCCACCCTGTCTCAGACTCACTACGCCGTGTTTTTGGTAGTAAAGCTTCCTCTAAGCTACAACGCGATACTGGGAAGGTCTGTGGTGTATGACTTTGAGGTGGTAACCAGCATTAGATATCTGACCATGAAATTCCCAACAAAGGCAAGGGTAGGAGTAGTTCGATGGTGTCAAGACGAAGCATGGGTGGTATACATGGCCACGGTGGCAGAACCGAGCTCGGTAGATGAGAGAATCAACTCAGAGGTCATGGAGGTCAGAGATGAGAAGAAAGAAGCCAGGATAGAACCTATGGGGGACTTGGAAACCTTCCCTTTGTCAGAGGGAGAGGCAGACAGTTTTCAGCCTCAACGCCGACCTGACTGAAGAACAAAAAATGGCAGCAATGGCTCTAATCCGAGGCCATGCCTCAAGCTTCGCTTGGAAGCCATCTGATATGCCAGGAATAGACcctgaggtgatgacccataagcTGAACATTCTCCCCGGGGCAAAACctgtaaagcagaagaagagagtggtTGGGAAAGaaaagcagcaggccaccagggaggaggtgCAGAAATTAGAAGAAGCAAGGTTCATTAGGGAGATCATATACCCACaatggttagcaaatcctgtactAGTGAAAAAAGCTAATGGCAAGTATAGAATGAGTATAGACTTTACCGATCTGAACCAAGCTTATCCCAaatattgttatcccctccctgatattaataaaatggtcgatttcATAGCcaattttgattatatgtcgtctCTTGATGacatgtctggttatcatcaaatcctaatggacaggtcggatgaggaaaagacctcgttaCAAGGCCATGCCCTTCGAGTTGAAAAATGCAGGGGCGACATATCAGAGGCTGATGAACAAAATTTTCAAGGGGCAGATAGAAAGGAATGTAGAGGTATATGTAGACGATATGGTAGTAAAGAGTCAAACTTTTCAGCAACACTTGGTAGATCTGAAAGAAGTGTTTGGGGTGCTGGAACAGTACATAATGAGGTTGAACCCGGCTAAGTGTGCTTCCTTCATCAGAGGTGGAAaattcctgggatacatggtcAGCGGAAAGGGTATTGAGCCAAATCCAAAAAAGGTGAAAGCCATACTAGAGATGTTCGAG
This genomic interval from Manihot esculenta cultivar AM560-2 chromosome 12, M.esculenta_v8, whole genome shotgun sequence contains the following:
- the LOC122725289 gene encoding uncharacterized protein LOC122725289, encoding MKRAEKYIRQDDALTTSRSAREATDRGKAPKERRSDRPKRRHNKGPEVYRQSWDRREQKPPLSRAPKTITPLNASRVEVLVAVQDKEFFQWPKAMKVEASRRDPDKYCQYHHTHDHDTNDCYHLISEIERLIKRGQLRNFVKKLEGERPQQNPIVERPRRLGAGPVNDGSSRTINMIVGGTRGRMSRRGKKRSRDGEGSNSEVMQVVEHSPMVISFSPEDAHGIQMPYDDALVIKAIIHNYQVRKILVDDESKVNLLSYRVFRKIGIPEEQLVRDQAPVKGIGGTPINVEVKLPLSYNAILGRSVVYDFEVVTSIRYLTMKFPTKARVGVVRWCQDEAWVVYMATVAEPSSVDERINSEVMEVRDEKKEARIEPMGDLETFPLSEGEADSFQPQRRPD